AGCAACGTAAGCGGTTGTTACAAGAACCATTGGCGTGATGATAAATGGAATGAACATGATCGGATTTAAAACGATCGGAAGTCCGAACATCACAGGCTCATTGATATTGAAAAGTCCCGGCGCTAAACTTAAGTTTGTGATGACTTTGTAAGGTTTGTTTTTGCGCCCTACGATAAAGATTGCGATCAACAGACCTAATGTAGCACCTGTTCCTCCTAAGTTTACAAATGAATCAAAGAAAGGTTTGTTTACGATATACGGGATTTTTTCGCCCGCTTCAAGTGCTTTGATGTTTGCATCGATCGCTGGTACGTTGATTGTTTGCATCAATGGATCGACCATGTTTGCACCGTGTAAACCGAAGAACCATAAGAATGGTGTAATAAATGCTAACAATAATGCTGAAGGATAGCTGTTTGCTAAGCCCATAAATGGTTTTTGAACTGCTTCATAGAATGATATAACGATGTTTTCAACGCCGAATCCTAAGAAGATAGATGTAATCAAGCTGAATAAGCTGATCGTGATCATTGCTGGCAGTAATGCAGCGAATGATTTAGCCACTGCTGGCGGTACGCCGTCTGGCATTTTGATGACTAATTTTTCGTTTCCAACTAATCTTTGGAAGATTTCTCCTGAAATAAGTGCAATAACTAAAGCAATAAATAATCCTGTTGCATCCATGCCGCTAAGTCCGCCAACTGCGAAGAATGAAGCGACAGATACAGTACCGGCAGCAATACCGTCTTTACCGTAAGATTTTACTAAATTATAAGCAACTAAAAAGGCAATCAAAACTGAAAAAATAGCAAATGTACCATTCCAGATATTTCCGCCAAAACTCTTCCAGATCGGCGCATCATTGGCGATCATTGGGAATAGTTTGTCCATTAAATCTGAAAATCCCGGAATCGGTAGGTTATTGATCAGCACCGCAAGTGCTCCTAAAATCATTAACGGCATCGTTACGACAAATGCGTCACGAATAGCCACTAGATGACGTTGTGCCGCAATCACAGATGCTTTGGGCATAAAGTATTTTTCCATCCATTGAACAAATTTGTTCATTTTGTGTTTCCCCCTAAACAATATTTATCTAAAAAGCAAAATGCTTTTCAAATCGTGTTGACAACGTCCCGTTCAAAAACGTTGTGTATCTTTTGGATCCTATTTGTTGTCCATACGACGATATAAGTCGATGATTTCTTTTGCCAAGTCAGTGAACGCAATCGATGTCATCAAGTGATCTTGGCTGTGAACTGTTAATAATGTAACTTCCATGTGGTTTCCTTGTGCTTCTTGTGTCAGCATTCCTGTTTGCGCATGGTGAGCTTGTACTAAAGATTCTTCTGCATCCTTCACTTTTTGATCTGCTAACTCGAAGTCACCAGCTTTCGCTGCTGCGATCGCTTCCATTGCATCGCTTTTAGCATTTCCACCAAACATGATCAAACCCATAACTGCTTCTAAATTTTGTTGTTCCATTTGTAAAACTCCTATCCGCTTTTTATTTTTTCGTGATTATTTTTCCATTAAAGAAATTGCTTGGTCTAACACTTTTTCGCCATTCATCATACCGTAATCTGACATGTTGATCACATCTAACGGAATTCCTTTTGGTTCTAATTTTTGTTCAAATTGTGATTTCATGAAACGAACTTGCGGGCCTAATAATAAGACGTTCACATCTTTTGCTTCTAAATTGTTATCTGCATCTGATGCTGAAACCGCAAAGATATCCGCTTCCATCCCACGTTCTTCTGCTGCTTTTTGCATTTTTGTTACTAGTAAACTTGTGCTCATTCCTGCTGAGCAAACTAACATAATTGTTTTTTGAGCCATTTTCTGACACTCCTTCATTTTTATTTGGTTATACTCTTATATAAGCAAGAAGCGTGCCAAAAAAATATATAGCTAAAAACCCAGCAATAATCAGGATTTCAGCTATATATTTTTGTGTACACACTGTTATTTTTTAGCATACACACTCGTTAATTGTGTGTGTATGCTGTCGTCGTTTTTATTTTATTTTCTAAAAACATTCTTGTTACATGAGCGACATCGGATTCTGTGAAAGAAACCCGATACGCTTTTTCGATCACCATTAAGTTGGTTCTCGTAACATCTGCTTCTAAGCGATTTTTCTTCATGAACTCTGCCAAATTATCAAATTCTTTGGTCGGTTCTCCTTTTAAACTAGCATCTACTAGAAAGGCTAGATGAATCACGATCCCTGCATCCACACCAGGTTCTACAATAATATGCATATCTGTCTGGATTTGATGGACCGTCTTTTGCAGCAGGACGATTAGCTTTTGTAATGAATCCACTGCAGTAATCGTACCACTTAATGATTTCACGATTTTTTCTGTTGGAACCTCGTCGCCTGCAATGCGTTTTAGCACATTCAATTTTTCATCGTCGAAAATATCGAAGGCAGAGAAGAATGGAATATTTTGATATTCAACGTCTACTGTGCCAGCAATCGCTTTGATTTCGTATTCTTCCATCAAACTATCGATATGTTTTTTAAAGGCTTCACGTTCTAAAAATTGCATTTGAATGATCTCAACTTTATTTTCATCGATCACAGGTAAAATTCGCTGGTATAGTTTTGCAGCGACACCTTCGCCGGTAAAACAAGTCACGACCACTGCTTTTTTGATTTCTTTTTGATTCTGCGGACTCGTTCGGAATTGTTCTCTAATGATACTTTCAAAGGACATTTGGATATTTTGATAAATATCTTCCAAACTTCTGCCCACACTTGCCATCCGAATCGCTTCTAAAACGATCATCGTACTCGTCATCGTAATGGCTTTTGTACGAATCCCAGTTTCTTCGAAAATCAAGTTTCCAAAAGAATTCAATGAACCCATATCCGTTAACAGCAGCATACCATTTGCCAGTTCGTCCCGATGAGACAACACAAAGTTTTTCAGCTGTTCATACATCGTTTGGACTTCCATCGTCAATGGCATGTTCATCGCCACGCCCGTTTCAGTTCCCAGAAGTTCCTGCGCCGTTTTCAGCATACTTGAAGCAGTTGAATCGCCATGCATCAGTACGACTACACCGACATTATTGACATGGACCTTTTCTTTATTGCCAAGATTGATCGATAGGAACATACTGATAAAGCCAATTTCATCAAAGGGAATCTCAATATTGTTCTCTTCTTCAATGATCGCAGAAAGATCCATCGCGACTTGAAATTCTTTTTTCATGTTTTTACGTACATTATTTAAATTAGGATGCACGATAACATGCCCTTCACGCACACGCTCGATCGTACTTTGTAAATGCAGTGCAAAGGCAAAACGTGCTTTTTCGTTATAGGTACGCTCTAATCTTTTTTCGGCAATATCATACAGTCGATCGGTCAATTTCCAAATAGGCTCCGGCAATAATTCTTTGTGCACAGGATTTTGGGTCAATTCATCCACGTAGGTTTGGAAATAGGCATCCATATCACTGGAAATCAATTGTTCTAAGTCAACGTTTTCCAGTTCATTAGCCGATAGTTTCGCCACTTTTTCTTCTATTTCATTATACACTTGCATATCACGCGCTGGATCTTGGGACCAGACGACTTCGTTTGTACCAGGCTCAAATGAAAGATAATTACTTTTACTGTCTACAAATCGATCCAAACGATCAGAGACTTCTTTGATTTTCAGTAACCCTTTTTGAACTTGCAGCGGCAGGTCACTTTTTCTAATGACTAAGCTTTCTTCATTATGTGTTCGATAATGGAGAAAAGATTTGGCACAAACTAATTTCAAATCACGTTTTACCTGACCGATATTTCCCTCCGCATCATACAACATGAAGGCGAGGATCGCATCGCGTTTGATATCGATTCGTTGATTTAAACGGTTCGCTTCTTGTTTGATAAAAAGAGAAATAATTTCATATCGCTCATCAAGTGAACGAGCGTCTAATGAAGGCAAGGTGATCGCCATTGGAATTCGCCGGTTGAACGTTGTTAGGAAGCTTTCTGAAGATTCCGTTGTTGCACCGATAATTTGAACCGATGCTTCATAGGTTTGCCCACTTTCACCTAACGGGCGGTAAATGCCTTTATCAATAAAAGTAAACAGCATCTCTTGACCTTCAGGCGGCAAGCGGTGAATCTCATCGAGAAACAAAATCCCGCCATCGGCTTCAGACATCAAGCCGGGACTATCTTCATTGGCGCCGGTATAC
This sequence is a window from Enterococcus wangshanyuanii. Protein-coding genes within it:
- a CDS encoding PTS sugar transporter subunit IIC; the protein is MNKFVQWMEKYFMPKASVIAAQRHLVAIRDAFVVTMPLMILGALAVLINNLPIPGFSDLMDKLFPMIANDAPIWKSFGGNIWNGTFAIFSVLIAFLVAYNLVKSYGKDGIAAGTVSVASFFAVGGLSGMDATGLFIALVIALISGEIFQRLVGNEKLVIKMPDGVPPAVAKSFAALLPAMITISLFSLITSIFLGFGVENIVISFYEAVQKPFMGLANSYPSALLLAFITPFLWFFGLHGANMVDPLMQTINVPAIDANIKALEAGEKIPYIVNKPFFDSFVNLGGTGATLGLLIAIFIVGRKNKPYKVITNLSLAPGLFNINEPVMFGLPIVLNPIMFIPFIITPMVLVTTAYVATASGLVPGATFMPPWVTPPIIGGFLATKSIAGGVLAAVNLLISVLIYIPFVKVATDQFLKQEQAEAAK
- a CDS encoding PTS sugar transporter subunit IIB, with the protein product MAQKTIMLVCSAGMSTSLLVTKMQKAAEERGMEADIFAVSASDADNNLEAKDVNVLLLGPQVRFMKSQFEQKLEPKGIPLDVINMSDYGMMNGEKVLDQAISLMEK
- a CDS encoding PTS lactose/cellobiose transporter subunit IIA → MEQQNLEAVMGLIMFGGNAKSDAMEAIAAAKAGDFELADQKVKDAEESLVQAHHAQTGMLTQEAQGNHMEVTLLTVHSQDHLMTSIAFTDLAKEIIDLYRRMDNK
- a CDS encoding sigma 54-interacting transcriptional regulator encodes the protein MKSRKDEILSVLESKKQGMTAADVAEELMIDRSNASRYLSELYKERKIIKSDGRPVIYSIAVEEEKVHVDSSSEVTFDNLVGANDSLKVSIQQAKAAILYPPRGLHTIIFGETGTGKSLFAECMYHFAVDSNTLSPGAPFVSFNCADYAQNPQLLFGHIFGVKKGAYTGANEDSPGLMSEADGGILFLDEIHRLPPEGQEMLFTFIDKGIYRPLGESGQTYEASVQIIGATTESSESFLTTFNRRIPMAITLPSLDARSLDERYEIISLFIKQEANRLNQRIDIKRDAILAFMLYDAEGNIGQVKRDLKLVCAKSFLHYRTHNEESLVIRKSDLPLQVQKGLLKIKEVSDRLDRFVDSKSNYLSFEPGTNEVVWSQDPARDMQVYNEIEEKVAKLSANELENVDLEQLISSDMDAYFQTYVDELTQNPVHKELLPEPIWKLTDRLYDIAEKRLERTYNEKARFAFALHLQSTIERVREGHVIVHPNLNNVRKNMKKEFQVAMDLSAIIEEENNIEIPFDEIGFISMFLSINLGNKEKVHVNNVGVVVLMHGDSTASSMLKTAQELLGTETGVAMNMPLTMEVQTMYEQLKNFVLSHRDELANGMLLLTDMGSLNSFGNLIFEETGIRTKAITMTSTMIVLEAIRMASVGRSLEDIYQNIQMSFESIIREQFRTSPQNQKEIKKAVVVTCFTGEGVAAKLYQRILPVIDENKVEIIQMQFLEREAFKKHIDSLMEEYEIKAIAGTVDVEYQNIPFFSAFDIFDDEKLNVLKRIAGDEVPTEKIVKSLSGTITAVDSLQKLIVLLQKTVHQIQTDMHIIVEPGVDAGIVIHLAFLVDASLKGEPTKEFDNLAEFMKKNRLEADVTRTNLMVIEKAYRVSFTESDVAHVTRMFLENKIKTTTAYTHN